One genomic segment of Vulgatibacter sp. includes these proteins:
- a CDS encoding protein kinase domain-containing protein, with product MGHYRIIRRLATGGMAEVYLGKLVGAGGFEKPVAIKRMLPSLAADPASAAAFLAEARLCVHLVHPNVVQVLDLGTTAGAPYLVMELVDGEDLRKILNVASQAGAPLQPPEVIHVVACVAEALAYADETAGPNGQPLHVVHRDVNPSNVMISMAGEVKLADFGVAKAADGRQSTQGNLLKGKLGYLAPELLSGAPAQHASDIFLTGVLLFELLAGRPLFATGSNAGRTLAMIAAHDENQLDLPAGAPEELLPILRRALARDPAMRYRHASHFASDLRTILEDRRWRVGREQLAARMASLFPGRAKLDQDLSGGVPLQDDRSTQQPPPPPPQQRPRAEDFGVAPRSQRRRLGEMLVEAGLITGVQLQTLLARQRQEGGKLGEWAVSLEYAPARAVLQVLAKQLGVPFITDEKLLEARPSAEMIANFPQEIALRLLALPVSERDGTAFVAMTDPANLEKLDMIRFRLGMKVRPIVCTEFGLRRAIARVFGGRGDELKWRQLDASDPLSLLSTRVIDFEAIQRRTDAETMIARVPTMPPAAPAAGTTTLPGMITPAPGAVPAGTPVTPGGAVMPQGAVTAPPGYLLAYVPTGIGPDGQPIYVAVPVPQPVPGAATPQAVVPGMMPVAPAAQPAAQPAAPAPRNDLRANASREIDFGDEDFGEELELDDSKR from the coding sequence GTGGGCCACTATCGAATCATCCGCAGGCTCGCGACAGGCGGCATGGCCGAGGTCTACCTCGGCAAGCTCGTCGGCGCCGGCGGCTTCGAAAAGCCCGTGGCGATCAAGCGGATGCTGCCCTCGCTGGCGGCAGACCCCGCGAGCGCCGCAGCGTTCCTCGCGGAAGCCCGCCTCTGCGTCCACCTCGTCCATCCGAACGTGGTGCAGGTCCTCGATCTCGGCACCACCGCCGGCGCTCCCTACCTGGTGATGGAGCTGGTCGACGGCGAGGACCTCCGCAAGATCCTCAACGTCGCCTCGCAGGCCGGTGCGCCCCTGCAGCCGCCCGAGGTGATCCACGTGGTCGCCTGCGTGGCGGAGGCGCTCGCCTACGCCGACGAGACCGCGGGCCCCAACGGCCAGCCGCTCCACGTGGTCCACCGCGACGTCAACCCGTCCAACGTGATGATCTCCATGGCCGGCGAGGTGAAGCTCGCCGACTTCGGCGTTGCGAAGGCCGCGGACGGCAGGCAGTCGACCCAGGGCAACCTGCTCAAGGGCAAGCTCGGCTACCTCGCGCCGGAGCTGCTCAGCGGCGCGCCGGCGCAGCACGCCAGCGACATCTTCCTCACCGGCGTCCTGCTCTTCGAGCTCCTCGCCGGCAGGCCGCTCTTCGCCACCGGCAGCAACGCGGGCCGCACGCTCGCGATGATCGCCGCCCACGACGAGAACCAGCTCGACCTTCCCGCAGGCGCGCCGGAGGAGCTCCTTCCGATCCTGCGCCGGGCCCTCGCCCGCGATCCGGCGATGCGCTACCGGCACGCGAGCCACTTCGCCAGCGACCTCCGCACCATCCTCGAGGATCGGCGCTGGCGCGTGGGCCGCGAGCAGCTCGCCGCCCGCATGGCGAGCCTCTTTCCCGGCAGGGCGAAGCTCGACCAGGATCTCTCCGGCGGTGTGCCGCTGCAGGACGACCGCAGCACCCAGCAGCCACCGCCGCCTCCGCCGCAGCAGCGGCCCCGAGCAGAGGACTTCGGCGTTGCCCCGCGCAGCCAGCGGCGGCGCCTCGGCGAGATGCTGGTCGAGGCGGGGCTGATCACCGGGGTGCAGCTCCAGACCCTGCTCGCCAGGCAGCGGCAGGAGGGTGGCAAGCTCGGCGAGTGGGCGGTGAGCCTCGAATACGCGCCGGCCCGTGCGGTGCTGCAGGTCCTCGCCAAGCAGCTGGGCGTGCCCTTCATCACCGACGAGAAGCTGCTCGAGGCGCGGCCCTCCGCGGAGATGATCGCCAACTTCCCCCAGGAGATCGCCCTGCGCCTGCTGGCGCTGCCGGTCTCGGAGCGGGACGGCACCGCCTTCGTGGCGATGACCGATCCGGCGAACCTCGAGAAGCTGGACATGATCCGCTTCCGGCTCGGCATGAAGGTCCGGCCGATCGTCTGCACCGAATTCGGCCTGCGCCGCGCCATCGCCCGGGTCTTCGGCGGCAGGGGCGACGAGCTCAAGTGGCGGCAGCTCGACGCCAGCGATCCGCTCTCGCTCCTCTCGACCCGGGTGATCGACTTCGAGGCGATCCAGCGCCGGACCGACGCCGAGACGATGATCGCGCGGGTGCCGACGATGCCGCCGGCCGCCCCCGCAGCCGGCACGACGACGCTGCCGGGGATGATCACGCCGGCGCCCGGCGCCGTGCCTGCCGGCACCCCCGTGACCCCCGGTGGCGCGGTGATGCCGCAGGGCGCCGTCACCGCACCGCCGGGCTACCTGCTCGCCTACGTGCCCACCGGCATCGGCCCCGACGGCCAGCCGATCTACGTGGCGGTGCCGGTGCCGCAGCCGGTGCCCGGCGCGGCGACGCCGCAGGCGGTCGTGCCGGGGATGATGCCGGTGGCGCCTGCAGCGCAGCCGGCAGCGCAGCCGGCAGCGCCTGCGCCGCGCAACGATCTGCGCGCCAACGCGAGCCGCGAGATCGACTTCGGCGACGAGGACTTCGGCGAGGAGCTGGAGCTCGACGACTCGAAGCGCTGA
- a CDS encoding protein-disulfide reductase DsbD family protein — protein MRPTSILLLGAVAAAAAVYFLPDLLGQGLVSGTGGELDLAAGAGVGALGMAWMGGVLTSLTPCVYPLIPITMGVIGAREAKSRWKSLGLTTTYVLGMALMFSALGFAAASSGQAFGTVLANRWVLAGLALFFLVMASSMFGAFEIALPQSLARRLNQVGGAGAGGALAMGLVAGLVAAPCTGPVLASLLTFVASAGEPLFGVLLLFVYALGVGLPFFLIGAFSLSLPRSGPWMDGVKSVFGIALVAMALLYLKTAWPALGSVAAGSWALVLAPAGVAAGVLLGAVHRSWHGGAAERGLKAAGIGLAVLGLFLRLAAPAHAGELVAWVSDHDAALARAQAEGKPVMIDFYADWCAACKELDKYTYTDAKVAAEAERFVSLKIDGTVEDAAILELYERYAVQGLPTIVFIGSDGKVLEKPRVTGFVQAPAFLELMQQVR, from the coding sequence ATGCGGCCTACCTCGATTCTTCTGCTCGGCGCCGTTGCGGCGGCGGCGGCGGTCTACTTCCTGCCCGATCTGCTCGGGCAGGGACTCGTCTCCGGCACGGGGGGCGAGCTGGACCTCGCTGCAGGGGCAGGCGTTGGTGCCCTCGGCATGGCTTGGATGGGGGGCGTCCTCACCAGCCTGACCCCCTGCGTCTACCCGCTCATCCCCATCACCATGGGGGTGATCGGCGCCAGGGAGGCGAAGAGCCGCTGGAAGTCCCTCGGCCTCACCACCACCTACGTCCTCGGCATGGCGCTGATGTTCTCGGCCCTGGGCTTCGCCGCCGCCTCCTCGGGGCAGGCCTTTGGCACGGTCCTCGCCAACCGCTGGGTCCTGGCGGGCCTCGCCCTCTTCTTCCTGGTCATGGCGAGCTCGATGTTCGGCGCCTTCGAGATCGCCCTGCCCCAGTCGCTCGCCCGGCGGCTCAACCAGGTGGGCGGCGCTGGCGCCGGCGGGGCGCTGGCCATGGGCCTGGTCGCAGGCCTGGTGGCGGCGCCGTGCACCGGGCCCGTGCTCGCCTCGCTCCTCACCTTCGTGGCGTCCGCCGGTGAGCCGCTCTTCGGGGTGCTCCTCCTCTTCGTCTACGCGCTGGGCGTGGGCCTGCCCTTCTTCCTCATCGGCGCCTTCTCGCTCTCCCTGCCCAGGAGCGGCCCCTGGATGGACGGGGTGAAGAGCGTCTTCGGCATCGCCCTGGTGGCGATGGCGCTCCTCTACCTGAAGACGGCGTGGCCGGCGCTGGGCAGCGTCGCCGCGGGCAGCTGGGCCCTCGTCCTCGCCCCTGCCGGCGTCGCCGCCGGCGTGCTCCTCGGCGCGGTGCACCGCTCCTGGCACGGCGGCGCAGCGGAGCGGGGCCTGAAGGCGGCGGGGATCGGGCTCGCCGTGCTCGGCCTCTTCCTCCGGCTCGCGGCGCCTGCCCATGCAGGCGAGCTCGTCGCCTGGGTGAGCGATCACGACGCGGCGCTGGCCCGGGCGCAGGCGGAGGGCAAACCGGTGATGATCGACTTCTACGCGGACTGGTGCGCCGCCTGCAAAGAGCTCGACAAGTACACCTACACCGACGCGAAGGTCGCGGCGGAGGCCGAGCGCTTCGTCTCACTGAAGATCGACGGAACCGTAGAGGACGCTGCGATCCTGGAGCTCTACGAGCGCTACGCCGTGCAGGGGCTGCCGACGATCGTCTTCATCGGCTCCGACGGCAAGGTCCTCGAGAAGCCGCGGGTGACCGGCTTCGTCCAGGCCCCCGCCTTCCTCGAGCTGATGCAGCAGGTGCGCTGA
- a CDS encoding IscS subfamily cysteine desulfurase has translation MKKPIYMDYHATTPLDPRVLEAMMPYLTEHFGNAASRSHPFGWAAEAAVEKARDQVAALIGGTGKEIVWTSGATESINLAIKGIADFYKDKGNHIVTCKTEHKAVLDTCKRLERQGYEVTYLDPDATGRVSAEQVAEAITDKTILVALMLANNEIGTIHPIEEIGRVTRAKGVFFHVDAVQGAGRIPFDVNECNVDLCSISGHKVYGPKGVGALWVRRRPRVRLTAIIDGGGHERGMRSGTLNVPGIVGFGAAAEIAMAERDTEAAKMRQLRDKLEQSITSRLDMVYLNGHREHRLPNNLNLSFAYVEGEGLMMALRDVAVSSGSACTSASLEPSHVLRACGVEEELAHTSIRFGLGRFTTEEEVDYVAELVVAKVSKLREMSPLYEMAKEGIDLKSIAWTAH, from the coding sequence ATGAAGAAGCCGATCTACATGGACTACCACGCCACGACGCCGCTCGACCCGCGCGTGCTCGAGGCGATGATGCCCTACCTGACCGAGCACTTCGGCAACGCCGCGTCCCGCTCCCACCCCTTCGGCTGGGCAGCCGAGGCCGCGGTGGAGAAGGCTCGGGACCAGGTGGCGGCGCTGATCGGCGGCACCGGCAAGGAGATCGTCTGGACCTCCGGCGCCACCGAGTCGATCAACCTGGCGATCAAGGGCATCGCCGACTTCTACAAGGACAAGGGCAACCACATCGTCACGTGCAAGACCGAGCACAAGGCGGTGCTGGATACCTGCAAGCGGCTCGAGCGCCAGGGCTACGAGGTGACCTACCTCGACCCGGACGCCACCGGCCGCGTCTCCGCCGAGCAGGTCGCGGAGGCGATCACCGACAAGACGATCCTCGTGGCGCTGATGCTCGCCAACAACGAGATCGGCACCATCCATCCGATCGAGGAGATCGGCCGGGTCACCCGGGCGAAGGGCGTCTTCTTCCACGTCGACGCGGTGCAGGGCGCAGGCCGGATCCCCTTCGACGTGAACGAGTGCAACGTCGACCTCTGCTCGATCTCGGGCCACAAGGTCTACGGCCCCAAGGGCGTGGGCGCCCTCTGGGTGCGCCGCCGTCCCCGCGTCCGCCTCACCGCGATCATCGACGGCGGCGGCCACGAGCGCGGCATGCGCTCCGGCACCTTGAACGTGCCGGGCATCGTCGGCTTCGGCGCCGCTGCCGAGATCGCGATGGCCGAGCGCGACACCGAGGCGGCGAAGATGCGCCAGCTCCGCGACAAGCTGGAGCAGTCGATCACCTCGCGCCTCGACATGGTCTACCTCAACGGCCACCGCGAGCACCGGCTCCCCAACAACCTCAACCTCTCCTTCGCCTACGTGGAGGGCGAGGGCCTGATGATGGCGCTGCGCGACGTGGCGGTCTCCTCCGGCTCTGCCTGCACCTCCGCCTCCCTCGAGCCCTCGCACGTGCTGCGCGCGTGCGGCGTCGAGGAGGAGCTGGCGCACACCTCGATCCGCTTCGGCCTCGGCCGCTTCACCACCGAGGAGGAGGTCGACTACGTTGCCGAGCTCGTGGTGGCGAAGGTGAGCAAGCTTCGCGAGATGTCGCCGCTCTACGAGATGGCGAAGGAAGGCATCGACCTCAAGTCCATCGCCTGGACGGCGCACTAG
- the iscU gene encoding Fe-S cluster assembly scaffold IscU — MAYSDKVIDHYENPRNVGTLDKEDPNVGTGLVGAPACGDVMRLQLRISDAGVIEDAKFKTFGCGSAIASSSLVTEWVKGKSVDEAMTIKNSDIAEELSLPPVKIHCSVLAEDAIKAAITDYKNKKKA; from the coding sequence ATGGCCTACAGCGACAAGGTCATCGACCACTACGAAAACCCCCGCAACGTCGGGACCCTCGACAAGGAAGATCCGAACGTCGGCACCGGCCTCGTCGGTGCACCCGCCTGCGGCGACGTGATGCGCCTGCAGCTCCGGATCAGCGACGCCGGCGTGATCGAGGACGCAAAGTTCAAGACCTTCGGTTGCGGCTCCGCGATCGCCTCCTCCTCGCTCGTCACCGAGTGGGTGAAGGGCAAGAGCGTCGACGAGGCGATGACGATCAAGAACTCGGACATCGCCGAGGAGCTCTCGCTCCCGCCCGTGAAGATCCACTGCTCGGTCCTCGCCGAGGACGCGATCAAGGCGGCGATCACCGACTACAAGAACAAGAAGAAGGCCTGA
- a CDS encoding HesB/IscA family protein: MENQDTGKLVGLGAKSTESRPEGQATTPAPGLTGLGSKGAAGGLTGLGARSAGGLGASGAGSSLTGLGSSGAAGGLTGLGGAAKPAAPAAAPAAAPRKAGIRIAESAAERIRKILTDRGTPDAGLRIRIRGGGCTGLQYDMEFADEAKEKDRVFSEHGVKIFVDPKSYIFLIGTELTYQQGLLESGFKLENPNVKKACGCGESFTI, from the coding sequence ATGGAAAACCAGGACACCGGCAAGCTCGTAGGGCTCGGCGCGAAGAGCACCGAGTCGCGGCCCGAGGGCCAGGCGACCACGCCGGCTCCTGGGTTGACCGGCCTCGGCAGCAAGGGCGCTGCCGGTGGGCTCACGGGCCTCGGCGCCAGGAGCGCCGGCGGCCTCGGCGCCTCGGGCGCGGGCAGCAGCCTCACCGGCCTCGGTTCGTCGGGCGCAGCTGGTGGCCTCACCGGCCTCGGTGGTGCGGCCAAGCCCGCGGCGCCGGCTGCTGCCCCTGCGGCGGCGCCGCGCAAGGCGGGCATCCGGATCGCCGAGAGCGCCGCGGAGCGGATCCGCAAGATCCTGACCGACCGCGGCACCCCCGACGCCGGCCTCCGCATCCGCATCCGTGGCGGCGGCTGCACCGGCCTGCAGTACGACATGGAGTTCGCCGACGAGGCGAAGGAGAAGGACCGCGTCTTCTCCGAGCACGGCGTGAAGATCTTCGTCGATCCGAAGAGCTACATCTTCCTGATCGGCACCGAGCTCACCTACCAGCAGGGCCTGCTCGAGTCGGGCTTCAAGCTCGAGAACCCGAACGTGAAGAAGGCCTGCGGCTGCGGCGAGTCCTTCACGATCTGA
- the hscB gene encoding Fe-S protein assembly co-chaperone HscB encodes MRETVADHFETLGLAPGFRIDEKALEERFRELSRLLHPDRHAAGGPTARRLALEKTIALNDAWRVLKDPSRRAAYLLQLRGIDLGEGGAQGAGKYLPPGFLLEVMEQREAFDEARAAKKIAEVEALAAKVRRDRAAALEALGNAFDRNDDEEAARQLSVLRYYDRFLGEVRAWEDEAFEENHG; translated from the coding sequence ATGAGGGAAACGGTGGCGGATCATTTCGAGACCCTCGGCCTGGCGCCGGGCTTCCGTATCGACGAGAAGGCGCTCGAGGAGCGCTTCCGCGAGCTGTCGCGGCTGCTCCACCCCGACCGCCACGCTGCAGGCGGCCCCACGGCGCGGCGCCTCGCCCTCGAGAAGACCATTGCCCTGAACGACGCCTGGCGTGTGCTCAAGGATCCGTCGCGGCGCGCCGCCTACCTGCTCCAGCTGCGCGGCATCGACCTCGGTGAGGGCGGCGCCCAGGGCGCGGGGAAGTACCTGCCGCCGGGCTTCCTCCTCGAGGTGATGGAGCAGCGGGAGGCCTTCGACGAGGCCCGCGCCGCGAAGAAGATCGCCGAGGTGGAGGCCCTCGCCGCGAAGGTGCGGCGGGATCGGGCAGCGGCCCTCGAGGCCCTCGGGAACGCATTCGACCGAAACGACGACGAGGAAGCAGCGCGGCAGCTCTCGGTGCTGCGCTACTACGACCGCTTCCTCGGTGAGGTGAGGGCCTGGGAGGACGAGGCCTTCGAGGAGAACCATGGCTGA
- the hscA gene encoding Fe-S protein assembly chaperone HscA: protein MAESGLLQIRDPLRPYGKPVGIDLGTTHSLVAFVDGAGQPRAVPVSPDGEVLCPSVVHYLEDGSTMVGREAREKAATHPHETIASVKRFMGKGPDDAETKRLGHYRFAGAPGDAIVRFDVGAKVVSPVEVSAEILKHLRRKAEAALDEKVGGAVITVPAYFDDAQRQATKDAGRLAGLEVLRLLNEPTAAAVAYGLDRRAQGTFAVYDLGGGTFDVSILRLVEGVFEVKSTAGDSALGGDDFDRALAGVLLEQISSALGRDLRADPHAVQAALYAARAAKHELSAKERTVALLQLPERTVEVEVTRAQFEALIAGLVQRTAVACRRALRDAELEPTNIDGVVLVGGSTRLPLVRRFVSEIFGGKQPLADIDPDQVVALGAAIQAENLAGKPREDMLLLDVIPLSLGVETMGGVVEKIIHRNSTIPTSAAQIFTTYADGQNAMDIHVLQGERELVQDCRSLARFRLSGIPPMPANLGRVQVTFAVDADGILSVSAKELTTGVEQSITVKPSHGLTDEQVEDMLIASLENAEEDVAVRLATEAKVEAQRVLNDLHKAMAGDAALLQPGEREKIAEAEGKLAAAVQTNDHDRINLAISDLDHASAEFARRRMERAIQGALQGHSVEEFGE from the coding sequence ATGGCTGAGTCCGGCCTTCTGCAGATCCGCGATCCCCTTCGGCCCTACGGGAAGCCGGTTGGGATCGATCTCGGCACCACCCACTCGCTCGTCGCCTTCGTCGACGGGGCGGGGCAGCCCCGCGCGGTGCCCGTCTCGCCGGACGGCGAGGTGCTCTGTCCGTCGGTGGTGCACTACCTCGAGGACGGCTCCACCATGGTGGGCCGGGAGGCCCGCGAGAAGGCGGCCACCCATCCCCACGAGACCATCGCCTCGGTGAAGCGCTTCATGGGCAAGGGCCCGGACGACGCGGAAACGAAGCGCCTCGGCCACTACCGCTTCGCGGGGGCGCCCGGCGACGCCATCGTGCGCTTCGACGTGGGCGCGAAGGTCGTCTCGCCGGTGGAGGTCTCCGCGGAGATCCTCAAGCACCTGCGCCGCAAGGCGGAGGCAGCCCTCGACGAGAAGGTGGGCGGCGCGGTGATCACCGTCCCCGCCTATTTCGACGATGCGCAGCGGCAGGCCACCAAGGACGCAGGCCGGCTCGCGGGCCTCGAGGTGCTGCGGCTCCTCAACGAGCCCACCGCTGCGGCGGTGGCCTACGGCCTCGACCGCAGGGCGCAGGGCACCTTCGCCGTCTACGACCTCGGCGGCGGCACCTTCGACGTCTCCATCCTGCGGCTGGTGGAGGGCGTCTTCGAGGTGAAGAGCACCGCCGGCGACTCGGCCCTGGGCGGCGACGATTTCGATCGCGCGCTGGCAGGCGTGCTCCTCGAGCAGATCTCCTCGGCGCTCGGCCGCGATCTGCGCGCCGATCCGCACGCGGTGCAGGCGGCGCTCTACGCCGCCCGCGCGGCGAAGCACGAGCTCTCCGCGAAGGAGCGCACCGTGGCGCTGCTGCAGCTTCCCGAGCGCACCGTCGAGGTGGAGGTGACGCGGGCGCAGTTCGAGGCGCTGATCGCGGGGCTCGTGCAGCGCACCGCGGTGGCCTGCCGCCGCGCCCTGCGCGACGCGGAGCTCGAGCCCACGAACATCGACGGCGTGGTGCTGGTGGGCGGCTCCACGAGGCTCCCCCTGGTGCGCCGCTTCGTCTCCGAGATCTTCGGCGGGAAGCAGCCGCTCGCCGACATCGATCCCGACCAGGTGGTGGCGCTGGGCGCAGCGATCCAGGCGGAGAACCTCGCCGGCAAGCCCCGCGAGGACATGCTCCTCCTCGACGTGATCCCGCTCTCGCTGGGCGTGGAGACGATGGGGGGCGTCGTGGAGAAGATCATCCACCGCAACTCGACCATCCCCACCTCCGCGGCGCAGATCTTCACCACCTACGCCGACGGCCAGAACGCCATGGACATCCACGTGCTCCAGGGCGAGCGCGAGCTGGTGCAGGATTGCCGCTCGCTGGCGCGCTTCCGGCTCTCGGGGATCCCGCCGATGCCGGCGAACCTGGGGCGCGTGCAGGTCACCTTCGCCGTCGACGCCGACGGCATCTTGAGCGTCAGCGCCAAGGAGCTCACGACCGGGGTCGAGCAGTCGATCACGGTGAAGCCCTCCCACGGCCTCACCGACGAGCAGGTCGAGGACATGCTCATCGCCTCCCTCGAGAACGCCGAGGAGGACGTGGCGGTGCGCCTCGCCACCGAAGCGAAGGTCGAGGCGCAGCGCGTGCTCAACGATCTGCACAAGGCGATGGCGGGTGACGCCGCGCTGCTGCAGCCGGGCGAGCGCGAGAAGATCGCCGAGGCGGAGGGCAAGCTCGCCGCAGCGGTGCAGACCAACGATCACGACAGGATCAACCTGGCGATCAGCGACCTCGACCACGCGTCGGCGGAGTTCGCCAGGCGCCGGATGGAGCGAGCGATCCAGGGTGCGCTGCAGGGCCACTCGGTCGAGGAGTTCGGGGAGTAG
- a CDS encoding 2Fe-2S iron-sulfur cluster-binding protein, which produces MPKVTFVNWDVSVEVQPGTTILEAAEKVEERGVKVGHSCGGVCACSTCHVYVREGLPTVEEPSEREEDILDKAFDVRPQSRLGCQVEVGNKDLVVEVSQESVKAWYDENPAARHEAEARGEDLRK; this is translated from the coding sequence ATGCCGAAAGTCACGTTCGTCAATTGGGATGTCTCGGTGGAGGTGCAGCCGGGCACCACCATCCTCGAGGCAGCGGAGAAGGTGGAGGAGCGCGGGGTCAAGGTGGGCCACTCCTGCGGCGGCGTCTGCGCCTGCTCCACCTGCCACGTCTACGTGCGCGAGGGGCTGCCCACGGTGGAGGAGCCGAGCGAGCGCGAGGAGGACATCCTCGACAAGGCCTTCGACGTGCGGCCACAGTCGCGCCTCGGCTGCCAGGTCGAGGTGGGCAACAAGGACCTCGTGGTCGAGGTGAGCCAGGAGTCGGTGAAGGCCTGGTACGACGAGAATCCCGCGGCGCGCCACGAGGCAGAGGCCCGTGGTGAGGACCTGCGCAAGTAG
- the iscX gene encoding Fe-S cluster assembly protein IscX — protein MKMQWTDVRDIAIELAERHPDVKPLTVRFTDLHRWITELPGFDDDPQKSNEKLLEAIQMAWLDEVED, from the coding sequence CTGAAGATGCAGTGGACCGACGTGCGCGACATCGCCATCGAGCTCGCCGAGCGGCATCCGGACGTGAAGCCGCTCACGGTGCGCTTCACCGATCTGCACCGCTGGATCACCGAGCTGCCGGGCTTCGACGACGATCCGCAGAAGAGCAACGAGAAGCTGCTCGAGGCGATCCAGATGGCCTGGCTCGACGAGGTCGAGGACTAG
- a CDS encoding bacterioferritin-associated ferredoxin: MAGWDHAELDELEAIRDEDDAWPAAFGPRLVLVCRCHCVEEREIEALAAQGCDVAEIARRTGATTGCGSCLLQVEEIVRCTRRVG; this comes from the coding sequence TTGGCAGGCTGGGACCACGCGGAGCTCGACGAGCTCGAAGCGATCCGGGACGAGGACGACGCCTGGCCCGCGGCGTTCGGGCCGCGGCTCGTCCTCGTCTGCCGCTGCCATTGCGTCGAGGAGCGCGAGATCGAGGCCCTCGCGGCGCAAGGGTGCGACGTGGCGGAGATCGCCCGGCGCACCGGCGCCACCACCGGCTGCGGGAGCTGCCTGCTGCAGGTGGAGGAAATCGTCCGCTGCACGAGGCGGGTTGGATAG
- a CDS encoding sensor histidine kinase: protein MTLATRLALAFALVATLPLLAVAPLVLREVTGAFEVELDRRLAAAVRVVETEQKATGAAVVRALDAVAGSELLRTVAIEPIDGGDPAALVSVAGEMMEAGGLEVLALLDDEGRILSSGHLPARVGDPDLASLALSRIQPSTPVARFVEIRDGGRIRSSLALVAARPFTWGNIRLHVVAGTLLGPVFVRRLGATAGSTVELLDGRGDVLTRSPAPDNDLPGAALLGLLPAPSAKARPLALPGDTGVQLQVHAGAHSLAVAQARIVGVLALFLLASVALATLLGAFLARRIVRPVEALAAGAATVARGDLSHRVDVRAGGEVGALVEAFNRMTADLLRERERAAVAERIAAWQEVARRLAHEIKNPLTPIAMSVETLRDAHRARSPLLDEIFEESSGAVLEEVGRLKKIVDEFSRFARLPPPQLEVIEPRQLVAPLLALYATAPAGIELRATVDEALPQVRADRDQILQVLLNLVQNGEQAMGGRGLVRLHAHLQEGGVAFDVDDRGPGLPASDRERIFEPWFTTKDAGTGLGLAIARRIAEEHGGSLEALEAPGGGARFRLLLPAA from the coding sequence TTGACGCTCGCCACCCGTCTCGCCCTCGCCTTCGCGCTGGTGGCGACGCTGCCGCTGCTGGCGGTGGCGCCCCTCGTCCTCCGCGAGGTGACCGGCGCGTTCGAGGTCGAGCTCGATCGCCGCCTCGCCGCAGCGGTGCGGGTGGTGGAGACCGAGCAGAAGGCCACCGGGGCAGCGGTGGTGCGCGCCCTAGACGCGGTGGCAGGCAGCGAGCTCCTCCGCACCGTGGCGATCGAGCCCATCGACGGCGGCGATCCCGCCGCGCTCGTCTCCGTCGCCGGCGAGATGATGGAGGCAGGCGGCCTCGAGGTCCTCGCCCTCCTCGACGACGAGGGGCGGATCCTCTCCTCGGGCCACCTGCCCGCCCGTGTCGGCGATCCCGACCTCGCCTCCCTCGCCCTCTCGCGCATCCAGCCCTCCACGCCGGTGGCCCGCTTCGTCGAGATCCGCGACGGCGGCAGGATCCGCAGCTCGCTGGCGCTGGTGGCGGCGCGCCCCTTCACCTGGGGCAACATCCGGCTCCACGTCGTCGCCGGCACGCTGCTGGGGCCGGTCTTCGTCCGCCGCCTCGGCGCCACCGCCGGCAGCACGGTCGAGCTGCTCGACGGCAGGGGCGACGTCCTCACCAGGTCCCCGGCGCCGGACAACGACCTCCCCGGCGCAGCGCTCCTCGGGCTCCTCCCGGCGCCGAGCGCGAAGGCCCGCCCCCTCGCCCTGCCCGGCGACACCGGCGTGCAGCTGCAGGTCCACGCAGGCGCCCACTCGCTGGCGGTGGCGCAGGCGCGGATCGTCGGCGTGCTCGCCCTCTTCCTCCTCGCCTCGGTGGCGCTGGCCACGCTCCTCGGCGCCTTCCTCGCCAGGCGCATCGTGCGCCCGGTGGAAGCCCTCGCAGCGGGCGCCGCCACCGTGGCCCGCGGCGACCTCTCCCACCGCGTCGACGTGCGCGCAGGCGGCGAGGTGGGGGCGCTGGTGGAGGCGTTCAACCGGATGACCGCGGACCTCCTCCGGGAGCGCGAGCGCGCCGCGGTGGCCGAGCGGATCGCAGCGTGGCAGGAGGTGGCCCGGCGCCTCGCCCACGAAATCAAGAACCCGCTCACGCCGATCGCGATGTCGGTGGAGACCCTGCGGGACGCACACCGGGCGAGGAGTCCGCTCCTCGACGAGATCTTCGAGGAGTCCTCGGGCGCGGTGCTCGAGGAGGTGGGCCGGCTCAAGAAGATCGTCGACGAATTCTCTCGATTCGCGCGGCTGCCGCCGCCGCAGCTCGAGGTGATCGAGCCGCGGCAGCTGGTGGCGCCGCTCCTCGCCCTCTACGCCACGGCGCCTGCTGGGATCGAGCTCCGCGCCACGGTCGACGAGGCCTTGCCGCAGGTGCGCGCGGACCGCGACCAGATCCTCCAGGTGCTGCTCAACCTGGTGCAGAACGGCGAGCAGGCGATGGGCGGCAGGGGCCTCGTGCGGCTCCACGCCCACCTGCAGGAGGGCGGCGTCGCCTTCGACGTGGACGACCGGGGCCCCGGGCTGCCGGCTTCGGATCGCGAGCGGATCTTCGAGCCCTGGTTCACCACCAAGGACGCGGGCACGGGCCTCGGGCTCGCCATCGCCCGCCGCATCGCCGAGGAGCACGGCGGCAGCCTCGAGGCGCTCGAGGCGCCTGGCGGCGGCGCCCGTTTCCGGCTCCTGCTGCCGGCTGCGTGA